From one Melioribacteraceae bacterium genomic stretch:
- a CDS encoding PfkB family carbohydrate kinase, producing the protein MSILIVGSIALDSVETPFDKVDNALGGSATYFSLAASYFTGPINLVGVVGEDFSKDHIKLLEDHNVDLDGLQVVEGGKTFRWGGKYHYDLNNRDTLFTDLNVFQDFNPQLPERYKKSSHVVLGNIQPELQLKVLDQLENPKFIVCDTMNLWIENAKDKLLEVLKHVNVLIINDSEARLLTKEPNLIKAAAMIRAEGPEYLVIKKGEHGALLFGDQTIFSAPAYPIQNIYDPTGAGDSFAGGFAGYMHKTSDFSFDNIKRAVIYGSTMASFCVEKFSTKGLENLSTLEIQSRFHEFRELTRFDEDERL; encoded by the coding sequence TTGAGTATCTTAATTGTAGGTTCAATTGCGTTAGACTCCGTTGAAACACCATTCGATAAAGTTGATAATGCACTCGGTGGATCAGCCACTTATTTTTCATTAGCGGCAAGCTATTTTACCGGTCCAATTAATTTAGTTGGTGTTGTCGGTGAAGATTTTTCAAAAGACCATATTAAACTATTGGAAGATCATAATGTAGATTTAGATGGATTACAAGTTGTCGAAGGCGGTAAAACATTTAGATGGGGAGGGAAGTATCATTATGACCTTAATAATCGTGATACATTGTTCACGGATTTAAATGTATTTCAAGATTTTAACCCACAACTTCCGGAACGCTATAAAAAAAGTAGTCACGTAGTCTTAGGAAATATTCAACCCGAACTGCAATTAAAAGTATTAGATCAACTCGAAAATCCTAAATTCATTGTATGTGATACAATGAATCTCTGGATTGAAAACGCTAAAGATAAACTGCTTGAAGTACTAAAACATGTAAACGTATTAATTATAAATGATTCTGAGGCAAGACTCCTAACCAAGGAGCCAAACCTGATTAAAGCAGCTGCAATGATTCGAGCTGAAGGACCGGAATATTTAGTAATTAAAAAAGGTGAGCACGGCGCACTTCTTTTTGGAGATCAAACAATCTTCTCGGCACCAGCATATCCTATTCAAAATATTTATGATCCAACCGGTGCGGGTGATAGTTTTGCCGGTGGTTTTGCCGGATATATGCATAAGACTTCTGATTTTAGTTTCGACAATATTAAACGAGCCGTAATTTACGGCAGCACCATGGCTTCATTCTGTGTAGAAAAATTCAGCACAAAAGGATTGGAAAATTTATCTACTTTAGAAATACAATCTAGATTTCATGAATTTAGAGAGTTAACACGTTTCGATGAAGATGAACGACTTTAA
- the mtnA gene encoding S-methyl-5-thioribose-1-phosphate isomerase codes for MNDFKTIDFKNDKLILIDQTKLPLEEVYIETDDYNRIAESIEKLEVRGAPAIGVAAAYAVALSFKNQVENNDLHFQKVYERLRQTRPTAVNLFWSLDKMKNVFNSVKFSRYIYIELLSEAKSIHQDDIEKCEKMAANGLEIFDSPKTVLTHCNAGQLATGGGGTALYVIINAFRKGLVKLVYADETRPLLQGSRLTAFELEKANVPFKINTDSTAAMLMSQKKIDMVITGADRIAANGDAANKIGTYNLAVLCSHHKIPFYIVAPTSTIDTSLKSGKDIIIEERSKTEITKIKDVQITKDKYEVYAPAFDVTPNHLITAIITEKSLHKPPYKF; via the coding sequence ATGAACGACTTTAAAACCATAGATTTCAAAAACGATAAACTTATTTTAATTGATCAGACTAAACTTCCGTTAGAAGAAGTCTATATCGAAACTGACGATTACAATCGAATTGCTGAATCAATTGAAAAATTGGAAGTTCGTGGCGCACCCGCGATTGGCGTAGCTGCAGCTTATGCAGTTGCACTTTCATTTAAGAATCAAGTTGAAAATAATGATCTGCATTTTCAAAAAGTATATGAAAGGCTTCGTCAAACACGACCTACCGCAGTCAATCTTTTTTGGTCTTTAGATAAAATGAAAAATGTTTTCAACTCCGTGAAATTTAGCAGATATATCTATATTGAATTGTTATCAGAAGCAAAATCAATTCACCAAGACGATATAGAAAAATGTGAAAAGATGGCAGCAAATGGTCTTGAAATTTTCGATTCACCAAAAACAGTGTTGACTCATTGTAATGCTGGACAGTTAGCAACCGGTGGCGGAGGAACAGCATTATACGTAATAATAAATGCTTTTAGAAAAGGGTTGGTAAAGTTAGTTTATGCCGATGAAACCCGCCCGTTATTGCAAGGAAGTAGATTAACTGCTTTTGAATTAGAGAAAGCTAATGTTCCATTTAAAATTAATACTGACTCTACCGCGGCTATGCTAATGTCACAAAAAAAAATCGATATGGTTATTACGGGTGCTGATCGAATTGCTGCTAACGGTGATGCTGCTAACAAAATCGGGACATATAATCTAGCTGTTTTATGTTCCCATCATAAAATACCATTCTATATCGTTGCACCGACTTCCACAATTGATACATCATTAAAATCCGGGAAAGATATTATTATTGAAGAAAGATCTAAAACAGAAATTACAAAAATTAAAGATGTGCAGATTACAAAAGACAAATACGAAGTATATGCGCCGGCATTCGATGTAACTCCAAATCACCTTATAACGGCTATCATTACCGAAAAATCATTACACAAACCTCCTTATAAATTTTAA
- the recO gene encoding DNA repair protein RecO, protein MSHLEKTNAIVLTKLNFGDTSKIVTLFTEEFGKETCIIKGGRSSKSKFGAIIDVMNHVQVIFYKKQSREVQLISQADLISHFPHIKQNLDSLKYASGVLELLNSLIISNEQNSKLFRGTIKILNLMDKEENHPQLLFVKYLMFFIDELGYSLKEYECKICGNPLDENSDVLYNQEKGFMCVNCGKHQLINFEFSKELFKLLICLSGRQNECKYSIENLNRLVSFFEKFLKYHIPEFKGIKSIYTL, encoded by the coding sequence ATGAGTCATCTCGAAAAAACGAATGCAATAGTTCTCACTAAACTAAATTTTGGAGACACTAGTAAAATTGTAACTCTCTTTACCGAAGAGTTTGGAAAAGAGACTTGTATTATAAAAGGAGGAAGATCATCCAAATCAAAATTTGGAGCAATAATAGATGTTATGAATCATGTGCAAGTAATATTTTATAAGAAGCAAAGCAGAGAAGTCCAACTTATTAGTCAAGCCGACCTCATTTCTCATTTCCCACATATAAAACAAAACCTAGATTCCCTTAAATATGCTTCAGGTGTATTGGAACTATTAAATTCATTAATAATTTCTAATGAACAGAACTCAAAATTATTTAGGGGAACTATAAAAATTCTTAATCTAATGGATAAAGAAGAGAACCATCCACAGTTATTATTTGTTAAGTATTTAATGTTCTTTATTGATGAGCTCGGATATTCATTAAAAGAATACGAATGTAAAATTTGCGGAAATCCTTTGGATGAGAACTCAGATGTGTTGTATAATCAGGAAAAAGGATTTATGTGTGTTAATTGCGGGAAACATCAATTAATAAACTTCGAGTTTTCTAAGGAACTTTTCAAATTATTAATTTGTCTAAGCGGCAGGCAAAACGAATGTAAATATTCAATCGAGAACTTAAACAGACTTGTTTCGTTTTTTGAAAAGTTTTTGAAATATCATATACCGGAATTCAAAGGTATTAAATCCATTTACACACTTTAG
- a CDS encoding trypsin-like peptidase domain-containing protein — protein sequence MRTKNLVAAFSLVVLGVIFGAVLVSSFGWVRPGLADVRIGSDAAPVQDIDPELLTFNNAFIEVAEKVTPSIVQIRVISRVEREENKRDPFHFFMPFREDIPRERQGSGSGVIISEDGYILTNNHVVENASQVTVDMNDRTSYDAEVIGTDPLTDLAVIKIDASDLPAAYLGDSDNLKVGQWVMAIGNPLAFTSTVTAGIVSAFGRSLNLIRDSYGVENYIQTDAVINRGNSGGALVDLSGAVIGINSAIATDGITSSYIGYGFAIPINLAKAVAEDLIVNGTVNRGYIGVRIEAVNSATAKAIGFDKPKGVLIQEVMKDGSAAQEDVKAGDVILKVDDVEVNQPNELQAYIAKKRANDIVKLTLYRDGETITRTIKLKARDDNQTATASNSSSKKDRDLDKKIDEIEIGNIGLKIKDLKSDQLEKFDTEYGVLITEVKRFGKAYDQGLAQGLVITEVDRKPVESVVDFDDAVKSKAGSAVLLKVIDSQGGTRFVGLEIPN from the coding sequence ATGCGTACAAAAAATCTTGTTGCGGCATTTTCACTTGTCGTGCTTGGAGTTATTTTTGGTGCGGTTTTAGTTTCAAGCTTTGGCTGGGTGAGACCCGGTTTAGCAGATGTTAGAATTGGTTCAGACGCAGCTCCCGTCCAGGATATTGATCCTGAACTTCTTACTTTTAACAATGCATTTATTGAGGTTGCTGAAAAAGTCACTCCTTCTATTGTTCAGATAAGAGTTATTTCCAGAGTTGAACGAGAAGAAAATAAAAGAGATCCCTTCCATTTCTTTATGCCTTTTCGCGAAGATATCCCTCGTGAAAGACAAGGTTCCGGTAGTGGTGTAATAATTTCAGAAGATGGGTATATCTTAACCAATAATCACGTTGTCGAAAATGCATCACAAGTTACAGTTGATATGAATGATAGAACATCATACGATGCGGAAGTTATCGGTACCGATCCACTCACTGATCTGGCAGTAATAAAAATTGATGCAAGTGATCTTCCAGCGGCTTATTTAGGAGATTCCGATAATCTAAAAGTAGGTCAATGGGTGATGGCAATCGGAAATCCGTTGGCATTTACCTCGACAGTTACAGCCGGAATCGTTAGTGCATTCGGAAGAAGTTTAAATCTAATTCGAGATAGTTACGGTGTTGAAAATTATATACAAACAGATGCTGTGATTAATCGAGGAAATAGCGGTGGGGCCTTAGTCGATCTAAGTGGTGCTGTTATTGGTATTAATAGTGCAATTGCTACTGATGGAATCACATCTAGTTATATAGGTTACGGATTTGCTATACCAATAAATTTAGCTAAAGCAGTTGCAGAGGATCTGATTGTTAATGGTACGGTAAATCGTGGTTACATTGGGGTGAGAATTGAAGCTGTTAATTCTGCGACAGCGAAAGCAATCGGATTTGATAAACCAAAAGGTGTGTTAATACAAGAAGTTATGAAAGACGGCTCAGCAGCTCAAGAAGATGTTAAAGCAGGAGATGTAATCTTAAAGGTAGATGATGTTGAAGTTAATCAACCGAATGAACTGCAGGCTTATATTGCCAAAAAACGTGCAAATGATATTGTGAAATTAACCCTTTATAGAGATGGTGAAACAATTACGCGTACAATTAAATTGAAAGCAAGAGATGATAATCAAACTGCTACCGCTTCAAATAGTTCGTCAAAGAAAGATCGCGATTTAGATAAAAAAATTGATGAAATTGAAATCGGAAACATTGGTTTGAAAATTAAGGATTTGAAAAGCGATCAACTAGAGAAATTTGATACTGAGTACGGAGTTTTAATTACTGAAGTAAAAAGATTTGGCAAAGCTTATGACCAAGGTTTGGCTCAAGGATTAGTGATAACCGAAGTCGATCGTAAACCGGTAGAATCAGTCGTAGATTTTGATGATGCGGTTAAATCTAAAGCTGGTAGTGCTGTTCTTCTAAAAGTAATCGATTCACAAGGCGGAACAAGATTTGTTGGATTGGAAATCCCCAACTAG
- the aroC gene encoding chorismate synthase, translating into MIRFLTAGESHGKSLTAIVEGFPSNIKIENEYINYHLSRRQMGYGRGGRMKIEKDTAEITAGIRFQKTLSSPISLIIKNNDWENWIEKMSPEINRGKGIEFITVPRPGHADLVGVTKYNFDDIRNSIERSSARETAARVAACSIARKFLEEFDIHIGSYVESIGDIYSEDNFTDKLYQNKTGKYFTANKLNERADKSSVRVLDKHQEANIINKIKLAKKKGDTLGGNFVVVATGVPVGLGSFVHYDRKLDAEIAQSIMSINAVKGVEIGTGFQSADAFGSQSHDEIVLRNNELTRKTNRAGGIEGGISTGLPIIVRAAMKPIATLMSPIETVDLKGMNSIKARRERSDFVAVPACAVISESMLAWSLAKIFLEKFGGDSIEETKENYKNYNRNLMKKIKHNFR; encoded by the coding sequence ATGATAAGATTTCTTACAGCAGGTGAATCACACGGGAAAAGTTTAACTGCCATAGTTGAAGGATTTCCTTCGAACATTAAAATAGAAAATGAATATATCAATTATCATTTAAGCCGCAGACAAATGGGTTACGGTCGCGGTGGTAGAATGAAAATTGAAAAAGATACAGCCGAAATTACCGCCGGTATTCGATTTCAAAAAACTCTCAGTTCTCCAATTTCTTTAATAATTAAAAACAATGATTGGGAAAATTGGATAGAGAAAATGTCTCCCGAAATTAATAGAGGAAAGGGTATTGAGTTTATTACAGTTCCTCGTCCCGGTCATGCGGATTTGGTTGGTGTTACAAAATACAATTTTGACGATATTCGAAACTCCATAGAGAGATCAAGTGCAAGAGAAACAGCTGCCAGAGTTGCTGCTTGTTCAATCGCCAGAAAGTTTTTAGAGGAATTTGATATTCATATTGGAAGTTATGTTGAAAGTATCGGTGACATTTATTCTGAAGATAATTTTACAGATAAATTATACCAGAATAAAACCGGTAAGTATTTTACAGCTAATAAACTAAATGAAAGAGCGGATAAAAGTTCTGTCCGAGTTCTTGACAAACATCAAGAAGCTAATATTATTAATAAAATTAAACTTGCAAAGAAAAAAGGCGATACACTCGGTGGAAATTTTGTTGTTGTTGCAACCGGTGTGCCGGTTGGTCTTGGCAGCTTTGTTCATTACGATCGTAAACTTGATGCAGAAATAGCGCAATCAATAATGTCAATTAATGCAGTTAAGGGTGTTGAAATAGGAACGGGATTCCAATCTGCTGATGCATTCGGTTCACAATCTCATGATGAAATTGTTTTAAGAAACAATGAACTTACTAGAAAAACAAATCGTGCCGGTGGTATTGAAGGTGGAATTTCTACGGGGCTTCCAATTATTGTTCGTGCTGCAATGAAACCAATCGCTACACTTATGTCACCGATTGAAACAGTTGATTTAAAAGGAATGAATTCAATAAAAGCTCGCAGAGAACGAAGTGATTTTGTTGCCGTTCCCGCTTGTGCCGTAATTAGCGAATCAATGCTTGCATGGAGTTTAGCAAAAATTTTCTTGGAAAAATTCGGCGGTGATTCGATTGAAGAAACAAAGGAGAATTACAAAAATTATAATCGCAATTTGATGAAAAAAATAAAACATAATTTTAGGTAA
- a CDS encoding MBL fold metallo-hydrolase has product MSLKLHKFVFSPFMENTYLVWDDANKETAIIDPGCYNEEERIKLENFIEKNELKVKYLVNTHCHIDHVFGNEFVKNKYNPLFIAPEEDKFLLDNTVEQAKMFAVEMSPSPQPDEFIYDGMSIAIGNIQNEFIFTPGHTPGEYSIYFPDDKICITGDVLFREGIGRTDLWGGNMETLLSSIKTRLFTLPDEVTIFPGHGEKSTIGHEKKNNPFLS; this is encoded by the coding sequence ATGTCATTAAAACTACACAAATTTGTATTCAGTCCATTTATGGAAAACACTTATTTAGTATGGGATGATGCAAATAAAGAAACTGCAATAATTGACCCAGGTTGTTACAACGAAGAAGAAAGAATAAAATTGGAAAATTTCATCGAGAAGAATGAATTAAAAGTGAAATATCTCGTAAATACTCATTGTCATATTGACCACGTATTTGGAAATGAATTTGTTAAGAATAAATACAATCCATTATTCATAGCTCCGGAAGAAGATAAATTTTTACTTGACAACACGGTTGAGCAAGCTAAAATGTTTGCTGTAGAGATGTCTCCTTCTCCTCAGCCGGATGAATTTATTTATGATGGTATGTCAATCGCAATCGGTAATATCCAGAATGAATTCATTTTCACACCGGGACATACACCGGGTGAGTATTCAATTTATTTCCCGGATGATAAAATATGCATAACCGGTGATGTATTGTTCAGAGAGGGAATCGGAAGAACAGATTTGTGGGGAGGTAATATGGAAACTCTGCTTAGTTCAATAAAAACGAGATTATTCACTTTACCCGATGAAGTTACAATATTCCCCGGTCATGGAGAAAAAAGTACAATCGGACACGAGAAGAAGAACAATCCCTTTTTATCGTAA
- a CDS encoding ABC transporter permease subunit, whose amino-acid sequence MNSFQKKIILKNRLTFLFVLVFVYVLLFEFILPINKFLPKPSLLIETFPALLTDYNLLAEMTITTTIVYLSIVIGYFIVWLFSYQFSKLISKNIGLFNNLRLFRNFPAFYFAILFAFWFGSSLLAELLFASVISAFFIALSYMQIAVNVPAEYFDSGRSLGLTGKNLHKNVTWKYSLPFIFKELHRLHYYLWVLILIYEFIGSSNGFGGIYNLALSYNDLSAIIMLGIIIALLIWLGNSIIDFIEKKLVFWKV is encoded by the coding sequence TTGAATTCATTTCAGAAAAAAATAATTCTTAAGAATCGCTTAACTTTTTTATTCGTACTTGTTTTTGTTTATGTACTTTTATTTGAGTTCATTCTTCCAATTAACAAATTCTTACCCAAACCCAGTCTGCTTATTGAAACATTCCCGGCATTATTAACCGATTACAATTTGCTAGCTGAAATGACAATTACTACCACGATTGTCTATCTTTCGATTGTTATCGGATATTTTATTGTTTGGCTTTTTTCTTATCAGTTTTCAAAATTGATATCAAAGAATATAGGATTGTTTAATAATCTCAGATTATTTAGGAACTTCCCCGCATTCTATTTCGCAATACTTTTTGCATTTTGGTTTGGTTCTTCACTACTAGCAGAACTTTTATTCGCTTCGGTTATTTCAGCATTTTTTATTGCATTATCGTATATGCAGATTGCTGTGAATGTACCAGCTGAATATTTTGATTCAGGGAGAAGTCTTGGATTAACAGGGAAAAATTTACATAAAAATGTTACTTGGAAATATTCATTACCATTCATATTCAAAGAATTACACCGTTTGCATTACTATTTATGGGTATTAATATTAATCTATGAATTTATTGGTTCCTCAAATGGATTCGGAGGGATATATAATCTTGCATTAAGTTACAATGATCTCTCTGCAATTATTATGTTGGGAATTATTATTGCCTTGTTGATTTGGCTCGGTAATTCAATAATTGATTTTATTGAAAAGAAATTAGTTTTCTGGAAAGTTTAA
- a CDS encoding ATP-binding cassette domain-containing protein → MKNLIEVKNLSKDYADPSGFNVHLLEDISINIEEGSITSIVAPTGAGKSSLLRILGNLESLTGGTINNNFENKKIVYIPSQASSYPWYSVRENLMLLNIDEKLFKEIIHLVGLEGYEDHYPDNNSLAFRLRISLGRAIAANAGTIILDEPFLKNIKQESLERIYELILLLKSTLGLTIIMGTSNLSESILLSDKIYLMKKNPGKIFDSIDISFEQNRDVKQMSSEKFNEYRSLIEQKMKSEPSQILSNITV, encoded by the coding sequence ATGAAGAATCTCATTGAAGTAAAAAATTTATCAAAAGATTATGCTGACCCATCGGGATTTAATGTCCATCTTCTTGAGGATATTTCAATAAATATAGAAGAAGGATCAATTACATCTATAGTGGCTCCTACCGGTGCGGGAAAATCTTCGTTGCTTCGTATTCTTGGTAATTTGGAAAGTCTAACTGGCGGCACAATCAATAATAATTTTGAGAACAAAAAAATAGTATATATTCCATCTCAAGCTTCTTCATATCCTTGGTATTCCGTAAGAGAAAATTTAATGTTGCTCAATATTGATGAAAAATTGTTCAAAGAAATTATTCATTTGGTTGGATTGGAAGGCTATGAAGATCATTATCCTGACAATAATAGTTTAGCATTTAGATTAAGAATTTCCCTCGGCAGAGCGATCGCAGCTAATGCAGGTACAATAATTTTAGATGAACCCTTCTTAAAAAATATTAAACAGGAATCATTGGAACGAATTTACGAGTTAATATTATTGCTTAAATCTACTTTGGGTCTTACGATAATAATGGGAACTTCAAATTTATCAGAGAGTATTCTATTATCGGATAAAATTTATTTGATGAAAAAGAATCCTGGCAAGATATTCGATAGTATTGATATATCTTTTGAACAAAATAGAGATGTAAAGCAGATGAGTTCGGAAAAATTCAATGAGTATAGAAGTCTAATTGAACAAAAAATGAAATCAGAACCATCACAAATTTTATCAAATATTACAGTGTAA
- a CDS encoding acyl-CoA carboxylase subunit beta: MKENWKKLEQVREEAKLGGGLEKIKAQHDKGKLTARERIDLLVDEGSFDEIDMFVKHRTSDFGLDKKKLPGDGVVTGFAKINDRPVGIFSQDFTVFGGSLSEAHAEKICKIMDKCLKLGLPIIGLNDSGGARIQEGVVSLGGYADIFLRNTLASGVIPQISAILGPCAGGAVYSPAITDFVFMVQETSHMFVTGPNVVKTVTHEEVTFEDLGGASTHASKSGVAHFAYESEIEVFQNIRKLMDFLPLNWKDRSPEKDFDFTKVFIEPKLDEIVPENPNKPYNMYDIINLLVDDHDFLEVHKYYAQNLIVGFGRVGGMTVGIIANQPSVLAGVLDINASTKGARFVRFCDAFNIPLLVLEDVPGFLPGTEQEWNGIIRHGAKLLFAFCEATVPKVTVITRKAYGGAYDVMNSKHIRGDFNFAWPTAEIAVMGPKGAVEIIFKKEIEASENPEQKIQEMVEDYREKFANPFIAAERGYVDDVIKPNETRQKLINAYQLLKTKVDANPKKKHCNIPL; the protein is encoded by the coding sequence ATGAAAGAGAATTGGAAAAAATTAGAACAAGTTAGAGAAGAAGCAAAATTAGGCGGAGGTCTAGAGAAAATTAAAGCTCAGCATGATAAAGGAAAGTTAACTGCCCGCGAAAGAATTGATTTGCTTGTTGATGAAGGCAGTTTCGATGAAATAGATATGTTCGTTAAACATAGAACTTCAGATTTCGGATTAGACAAAAAAAAGTTACCTGGTGATGGTGTTGTAACCGGTTTTGCAAAAATTAATGATAGACCCGTTGGAATATTCAGTCAAGATTTTACAGTATTCGGAGGTTCACTTTCCGAAGCCCATGCAGAAAAAATTTGTAAGATAATGGATAAATGTTTGAAGTTAGGTCTTCCAATTATTGGTTTGAATGATAGCGGTGGTGCGAGAATTCAAGAAGGAGTTGTTAGTCTAGGTGGTTATGCAGATATATTTTTACGAAATACATTAGCGTCAGGTGTCATTCCTCAAATTTCTGCAATATTGGGTCCTTGTGCAGGTGGTGCTGTATATTCACCGGCAATAACAGATTTTGTTTTTATGGTTCAAGAGACAAGCCATATGTTCGTGACTGGTCCTAATGTTGTCAAAACTGTAACTCATGAAGAAGTAACATTTGAGGATTTAGGTGGTGCTTCAACTCATGCATCTAAAAGTGGAGTAGCACATTTTGCATATGAATCCGAGATTGAAGTCTTCCAAAACATCAGGAAGTTAATGGATTTTCTTCCACTAAATTGGAAAGATAGAAGTCCCGAAAAAGATTTTGATTTCACAAAAGTTTTTATTGAACCTAAGTTGGATGAAATCGTTCCGGAGAATCCAAATAAGCCATACAATATGTATGATATTATAAATCTTCTTGTTGATGATCATGATTTCCTAGAAGTGCATAAGTATTATGCCCAAAATCTGATTGTAGGTTTTGGAAGAGTTGGTGGTATGACAGTCGGAATAATTGCAAACCAACCCTCGGTTCTTGCGGGAGTTCTTGATATTAATGCATCAACAAAAGGTGCTAGATTTGTAAGATTTTGTGATGCTTTCAATATTCCTTTATTAGTGTTAGAAGATGTACCCGGATTTTTACCAGGGACTGAACAGGAATGGAATGGTATTATTAGGCATGGAGCTAAGTTATTATTTGCGTTCTGTGAGGCAACAGTTCCTAAAGTTACAGTTATTACTCGTAAAGCATATGGTGGTGCTTACGATGTGATGAACTCCAAACATATTCGTGGTGACTTCAACTTTGCTTGGCCAACAGCTGAAATAGCAGTTATGGGTCCAAAAGGTGCGGTTGAAATAATCTTTAAAAAAGAGATTGAGGCTTCCGAAAATCCCGAGCAAAAAATTCAAGAAATGGTGGAAGATTATAGAGAAAAATTTGCTAATCCTTTTATCGCGGCCGAAAGAGGATATGTTGATGATGTAATCAAACCAAATGAAACAAGACAAAAACTAATAAATGCTTATCAATTGCTAAAAACAAAAGTAGATGCAAATCCCAAAAAGAAACACTGCAATATTCCGCTTTAG